A segment of the Siphonobacter curvatus genome:
CCGATTATATGAGTTACGCCACCCAGCAACCCTCGGAATTTTACATTCAGGCCCTGGAGCCTACTGAGGTTTTCGCCATTCCGGCCGACTTTCAGAACCAGTTGTACCACGAATTTCCTCAGCTCGAACGGTATTTCCGACTCATGTTTCAGCGGGCTTTGGCCGCCTCACAACGCCGCCTCAAGTTTTTGCACGATTATTCCAAGGAAGAAAGTTATCGCAACTTCGTAGCCCATTTCCCCGGTTTTACGCAGCGTATTCCACAGTACATGCTGGCCTCGTACTTAGGTTTAACGCCGGAGTACCTGAGTGAACTCCGAAAAAAACTGGTTTGATTTGCTTTCTTAAACCAGCTTAAGTTTTAGCGAAAACGGACCCGCTAGGTTTGCAGTGTACTTAAAAACACCACAAACCATGAAACAGCGAATCAATATCGCCCAGTCGAATGCAGAAGCCGTCAAAGGATTGCTTGCACTCGAAAAATTCACCAGCCCTCTGTCCGCTACGCACAAGGAACTCATTAAAATGCGTACGTCGCAACTCAATGGCTGTGCCTTTTGCATCGACATGCACACCAAAGATGCCCGTAAAAACGGCGAAACTGAGCAGCGGATTTATCTGCTGAATGCCTGGAAAGAAACCAATTTATATACCGAGGAAGAACGAGCCATTCTGGCACTTACGGAAGAAGTGACCCTCATTCATCAGGGCGGCGTATCCGA
Coding sequences within it:
- a CDS encoding Crp/Fnr family transcriptional regulator, with product MHPHFIQHIRKYVELTEEEVQRLLAYLKPISVPKKAYLLEEGQICRANYFVEKGCLRLFYLTEKGTEQITQFALENWWLADYMSYATQQPSEFYIQALEPTEVFAIPADFQNQLYHEFPQLERYFRLMFQRALAASQRRLKFLHDYSKEESYRNFVAHFPGFTQRIPQYMLASYLGLTPEYLSELRKKLV
- a CDS encoding carboxymuconolactone decarboxylase family protein — encoded protein: MKQRINIAQSNAEAVKGLLALEKFTSPLSATHKELIKMRTSQLNGCAFCIDMHTKDARKNGETEQRIYLLNAWKETNLYTEEERAILALTEEVTLIHQGGVSDATYAKAHQLFDDQYLTQLIIAIVAINAWNRIAITTQLQPASN